The Polynucleobacter sp. HIN7 genomic interval TGGTTTGGGTAATGACTGGACCAATGTGCGCGCCTTGGGCAGCCACATTAAGGGCACCAATGGTAAGTCGCAGGGTGTTGTTCCATTCCTAAAAGTTGTGAACGATACCGCTGTAGCCGTAAACCAAGGCGGCAAGCGCAAGGGTGCGGTTTGCGCCTACTTGGAGACCTGGCACTTGGATATCGAGGAGTTTTTGGAGCTTCGTAAGAATACCGGTGACGATCGCCGCCGCACCCACGATATGAATACTTCCAACTGGATCCCAGATTTATTTATGAAGCGGGTGATGGAAAACGGTGAGTGGACTTTATTTTCTCCATCAAGCACCCCCGATTTGCACGACAAGTATGGCAAAGCCTTTGAGCAGGCTTATATCGCCTATGAAAAGCGTGCTGAGGCCGGCGAAATTAAGCCATCGAAGAAGATCCCTGCAGTTCAGTTATGGCGCAAGATGTTGGCCATGCTATTTGAGACCGGCCATCCTTGGATTACCTACAAAGATCCTTGCAATATTCGTAGCCCTCAACAGCATGTAGGCGTGGTGCATTCATCCAATTTGTGCACTGAAATCACCCTCAACACCAATGAGACTGAAATTGCCGTCTGTAATCTAGGCTCAGTCAATCTCACCGCTCATATGACCACTGATGCCGACGGTCAAATGGTGCTTGACCATGCCAAACTCAAGAAGACCATCCAGACCGCGATGCGCATGCTCGATAACGTGATCGATATCAATTACTATGCGGTTGCGAAGGCCCGTAACTCCAATATGAAGCATCGACCAGTTGGTCTTGGGATTATGGGCTTCCAAGATTGCTTGCACATGCAACGCATCCCCTACGCGAGTGAGGCGGCGGTCAAGTTTGCTGATACCTCGATGGAAGCGGTTTGCTATTACGCCTATCAGGCATCGAGTGAGCTTGCTAAGGAGCGTGGCACCTACAGCAGTTATCAAGGATCGCTGTGGGATCGCGGCATTTTGCCCCAAGATACCCTTAAGATGCTCCAAGAGGAGCGCGGTGGTTATGTTGAGGTAGATCAGTCAAGCACCATGGATTGGAATGCACTCCGTGCTCAAATTAAGCAATACGGTATGCGTAACTCCAATTGCGTCGCAATTGCCCCAACTGCAACGATCTCGAATATTATTGGTGTCTCGGCCTGCATTGAGCCCACATTCCAGAATTTGTTTGTGAAATCCAATCTTTCTGGTGAGTTCACCGTGGTGAATGATTACTTGGTGCGGGATTTGAAAGATCGCGGTCTATGGGATGAGGTCATGATTGCCGATTTGAAGTATTTTGACGGTACTCTGTCTAAAATTGATCGCGTTCCCCAAGATCTGCGCGATTTGTATGCGACTGCCTTTGAGGTTGAGCCAAGCTGGTTGGTTGAGGCTGCTTCACGTCGCCAAAAGTGGATCGATCAAGCTCAATCGCTCAATATCTATATGGCCGGCGCATCCGGTAAGAAGTTGGACGACACCTATAAGTTGGCCTGGATTCGGGGATTAAAAACCACCTATTACTTGCGGACCATGGCAGCGACCCATGTTGAGAAATCAACGGTCGCCACAGGTCAACTCAATGCAGTCTCTAGTGGGGCAGTGAGTACCGCAGGGGCAGTTCCTGCGGATGGCCCGGTTTGCACGATGCGTCCTGGCGATCCAGGATTTGAGGAATGCGAAGCCTGCCAATAAGACCGATTAAAACGATAAAACAAGTACGAATTAGGAGAATAGTATGTTGAACTGGGATGAAGAAGTCGCTCCAGCCCTTGCTAAGGCAGGGTTTGTGCCGCCACCCTCGCCAATGGCCGTTCCGCCAGTGCAAGTTGCCCCTGTAGCCGACCAGGTTGCGGTTGCTCCTCCGGTGCAAGCGGCAGCAAAACCAGTAGCCGATGCCACTGAGCGTCGGGTTAATGTGGCAGATAAGCGAGTCATTAACGGTACGACAGACGTTAATCAGCTAGTTCCCTTCAAGTACAAATGGGCTTGGGAGAAGTACCTAGCCGGCTGCGCTAACCACTGGATGCCCCAAGAAATCAATATGAATCGCGATATTGCGCTTTGGAAAGACCCTAATGGCCTGACCGAAGATGAGCGTCGCATTATTAAGCGTAATTTAGGTTTCTTTGTAACCGCGGATTCCTTGGCAGCGAATAACATCGTATTGGGAACCTATCGCCAGATTACGGCTCCAGAGTGCCGTCAGTATTTATTGCGCCAGGCTTTTGAAGAGGCTATCCACACCCATGCCTACCAGTACATTGTTGAGTCCTTGGGTCTGGATCAAGCCGAAATCTTCAATGCTTACCATGAGGTCCCCTCGATTCGGGACAAAGACGAGTTCTTGATTCCGTTTATTGATGTGCTCACCGATCCCGCTTTTAAGACCGGTACTCTTGAAAACGATCAAAAGCTATTGCGCTCCCTGATTGTTTTTGCCTGCGTGATGGAAGGTTTATTCTTTTATGTTGGTTTTACGCAAATCCTTGCGATGGGCCGTCAAAACAAAATGATGGGGGCAGCGGAGCAGTATCAATACATCTTGCGTGATGAGTCGATGCATTGCAATTTTGGTATCGATTTGATCAACCAAATCAAGCTGGAGAACCCGCAGTTATGGACTTCCGCGTTCAAAGAAGAGATTCGCGGCATCTTCGAAAAAGCGGTTGAATTAGAGTATCGCTACGCTGAAGATACGATGCCAAGAGGGGTGCTTGGATTGAATGCTCCCATGTTCAAAAGCTACCTGCGCTTCATCTGCAATCGTCGTTGTATGCAAATAGGACTTGACGCGATGTATCCAAATGAAGAGAATCCATTTCCATGGATGTCAGAAATGATAGATCTGAAAAAAGAGAGAAACTTTTTTGAGACCAGAGTGATTGAGTATCAAACCGGTGGTGCGCTGAGTTGGGAGTAACAAAAAGCTAGACCAGCGCTTCCTCCGGCAATATAGGAGATAGTTCGGTTGATTAGTATTAGTAGTCGCTTGAAACTGGCAAAAATGCGAAAACCCTTGAAACAGGGTGACCGGGCTTTCTTCCCAATTTTTTCTACCCTCTTTGAAAAGCTGCTTCCCGCAAGGGCTGCAGCTTTTTTTCCAGGATTCATTAGCGTGCAGCACCATGCAGTAAGCCGCGCGCCGATGAATAGCTCGCTCGTTTCCCATGGTGCACCGCAAGGCGTAACGTGGAGTCATGGTCGGGTTTTCTTAATCAGTAGTTTGTTCTAATCCTCACACGTGAAGGAGAATCACTATGGCAATCGCCAAAAAGAAGTCTGCTGCAAAGAAACCAGCTGCTAAGAAAAAAGTAGCTGCTAAGAAACCAGCTGCTAAGAAAGCTGCTGCGAAGAAGCGCCCAGCTGCTAAGAAAGCTGCCGCTAAGAAGCCAGCTGCTAAAAAAGCAGCGAAGAAGCCTGCCGCTAAAAAAGCTGCTAAGAAAAAAGTAGCTAAAAAGCGTCCTGCTGCTAAAAAGAAAAAAGCTGCCAAGAAAAAGCCTGCTAAAAAAGCAGCCAAGAAAAGGCCTGCTGCCAAGAAAGGTGCTTCTGTAAAAAAGCCCGCGGCTAAGCCCGCCGTTGCTGCTCCAGCGCAAACTGCGCTGAATCCGGCTGCGGCTTGGCCATTTCCTACAGGCAGCCGTCCCTAAGCCTAGGCTTAGTGGATAGTTGAAGTAGTCTGGATGGGGTCCTTCGGGACCCCATTTTTATTTAGAGAGCGATAGCAGTACCAAAAGCTGCTTTGAAGCGATCGCTAATTTCCTTGCGAGTGGGTTGATGGTTTTGAGGCCCTTGATGCGCAATTTTGATCGATCCCATGAGGCTGGCTAAGCGTCCGGTTGTCTCCCAATCCAAACCTTTTTCAAGGCCATACAGCAGACCTCCCCGGAATGCATCACCACAACCGGTTGGATCCGCAATCTTCTCAGCGGGAACTGCGGGGATATCAATGACTTTGCCTTGTGCATGAATCTGCGCTCCTTGAGCTCCTTTCGTCACGATTAAGGCGTCGAGGCGACTTGCCAGCTCGTTTAGGGATAAGCCGGTACGCTGGCACAGCATTTCACCCTCATAGTCGTTTACAGCCACATAGGCGGCTAAATCGACGAGCTCAAGCAGTTCTTGGCCGTTAAACATTGGCAACCCTTGGCCTGGATCAAAAATAAATGGAATCTTCGCCTCCGCAAATTGATGGCAATGCTCCCACATGCCAATTCGGCCATCGGGGGCAACGATACCGATGTGTTGATCCTTTTGATCTAGACTAGCCACACAGTCATCGACACGATTTAAGTGGGAGTCATTCATGGCTCCAGGATGAAAGGCGGTGATCTGGTTATTGGCAAGATCGGTAGTAATCATCGCTTGAGCCGTAAAGGCTTGATCGAGTTTTTTAATGAACTGGCGGCTCATCCCAATTCTCTCGAGATGGGTGAGGTAGGGATCTGCATCTGCCCCCACGGTCGCCATGATCATTGGTTTGCCGCCAAGCAGTTGGAGGTTATAGCCAATATTGCCAGCGCATCCGCCAAATTCTCGGCGCATGCTAGGAACTAAGAAG includes:
- a CDS encoding ribonucleoside-diphosphate reductase subunit alpha, translating into MTFADPQAAGQAGTTSHGGVSPVGNLTQTPSANYVAGGVGLAQTTQLSDYKIIRRNGSVVAFEPSKIAIAVTKAFLAVNGGQGAASARIREQVEQLTQNVVRALLRSRPNGGTFHIEDIQDQVELALMRSGEHNVARAYVLYREKRNQERAAQQSAAQEQVADPSLPSVQVNDNGVTKPLNVAALRSVIEAACEGLGNHIDANPIMTETIKNLYDGVPMAQVYDSAILASRTLIEKDPAYSQVTARILMHVIRKEILGREVLQGDMQSEYPNYFPQFIRKGIEAELLDPRLLEFDLSKISAALNADRDLQFNYLGLQTLYDRYFLHIEDHRIEMPQAFFMRVAMGLALNEPERERRAIEFYEVLSTFDFMSSTPTLFNSATLRSQLSSCYLTTVDDDLDGIYEALKENALLSKFAGGLGNDWTNVRALGSHIKGTNGKSQGVVPFLKVVNDTAVAVNQGGKRKGAVCAYLETWHLDIEEFLELRKNTGDDRRRTHDMNTSNWIPDLFMKRVMENGEWTLFSPSSTPDLHDKYGKAFEQAYIAYEKRAEAGEIKPSKKIPAVQLWRKMLAMLFETGHPWITYKDPCNIRSPQQHVGVVHSSNLCTEITLNTNETEIAVCNLGSVNLTAHMTTDADGQMVLDHAKLKKTIQTAMRMLDNVIDINYYAVAKARNSNMKHRPVGLGIMGFQDCLHMQRIPYASEAAVKFADTSMEAVCYYAYQASSELAKERGTYSSYQGSLWDRGILPQDTLKMLQEERGGYVEVDQSSTMDWNALRAQIKQYGMRNSNCVAIAPTATISNIIGVSACIEPTFQNLFVKSNLSGEFTVVNDYLVRDLKDRGLWDEVMIADLKYFDGTLSKIDRVPQDLRDLYATAFEVEPSWLVEAASRRQKWIDQAQSLNIYMAGASGKKLDDTYKLAWIRGLKTTYYLRTMAATHVEKSTVATGQLNAVSSGAVSTAGAVPADGPVCTMRPGDPGFEECEACQ
- a CDS encoding ribonucleotide-diphosphate reductase subunit beta, producing MLNWDEEVAPALAKAGFVPPPSPMAVPPVQVAPVADQVAVAPPVQAAAKPVADATERRVNVADKRVINGTTDVNQLVPFKYKWAWEKYLAGCANHWMPQEINMNRDIALWKDPNGLTEDERRIIKRNLGFFVTADSLAANNIVLGTYRQITAPECRQYLLRQAFEEAIHTHAYQYIVESLGLDQAEIFNAYHEVPSIRDKDEFLIPFIDVLTDPAFKTGTLENDQKLLRSLIVFACVMEGLFFYVGFTQILAMGRQNKMMGAAEQYQYILRDESMHCNFGIDLINQIKLENPQLWTSAFKEEIRGIFEKAVELEYRYAEDTMPRGVLGLNAPMFKSYLRFICNRRCMQIGLDAMYPNEENPFPWMSEMIDLKKERNFFETRVIEYQTGGALSWE
- a CDS encoding carbohydrate kinase family protein; translation: MASIICGSIAYDTIMTFEGRFQDQILPEQIHILNVAFLVPSMRREFGGCAGNIGYNLQLLGGKPMIMATVGADADPYLTHLERIGMSRQFIKKLDQAFTAQAMITTDLANNQITAFHPGAMNDSHLNRVDDCVASLDQKDQHIGIVAPDGRIGMWEHCHQFAEAKIPFIFDPGQGLPMFNGQELLELVDLAAYVAVNDYEGEMLCQRTGLSLNELASRLDALIVTKGAQGAQIHAQGKVIDIPAVPAEKIADPTGCGDAFRGGLLYGLEKGLDWETTGRLASLMGSIKIAHQGPQNHQPTRKEISDRFKAAFGTAIAL